A single region of the Nicotiana sylvestris chromosome 6, ASM39365v2, whole genome shotgun sequence genome encodes:
- the LOC138870711 gene encoding uncharacterized protein produces MEDANKNIKKILRKMVENYKQWHEKLPFALLGYHTMLHTSTGATPYLLVCGTEAVIPAEVEIPSLSIIQEAELSDAEWIRSPYEQLALIDGKRMNAICHDQLYQKRMSRTFNKMVKPRQFAPGQLVLKRIFPH; encoded by the coding sequence ATGGAAgatgccaacaagaatatcaagaagatactaaggaagatggtagaaaattacaaacaatggcacgagaagttaccctttgccctattGGGGTACCACACTATGCTCCACACATCAACTGGAGCAACTCCCTATTTACTGGTTtgtggtaccgaagctgtcattccagctgaggtagaaattccttctttaagtatcatacaagaagctgaactcagtgatgcagaatggataaggagcccctatgagcaactagccctcatagatggaaaaagaatgaatgcaataTGTCATGATCAGCTTTATCAGAAGAGAATGTCCAGAACTTTCAACAAAatggtcaaaccaagacaatttgcaccggggcagctggtgctaAAGCGGATCTTTCCACATTAG